Proteins from a genomic interval of Ramlibacter algicola:
- a CDS encoding propionate--CoA ligase → MGYAEFYRRSVEEPDAFWAEQARLVDWKQPPQRICDDSRPPFTRWFGGGTTNLCHNAVDRHLQARGDQPALITISTETDTERTYTYRELHAEVQRTAAVLRELGVGRGDRVLVYMPMVADAVFAMLACARIGAIHSVVFGGFASVSLASRIDDARPKVIVSADAGSRGGRVVPYKPLLDEAIRLASHKPSAVLLADRGLAPMERVPGRDLDWAPLREKHLHTEVPCEWLDASEVSYTLYTSGTTGQPKGVQRDVGGYAVALAASMKHIFQGEAGQTFFCASDIGWVVGHSYIVYGPLIAGMATVLYEGLPIRPDAAIWWSIVEKHRVSLMFTSPTAVRVLKKHDPSHLKKHDVSTLRGLFLAGEPLDEPTARWISDALGVPIIDNYWQTESGWPILTIANGVEKKPSKFGSPGVPMYGYRIKLLHESTGQELTGADEKGVVVIEGPTPPGFMQTVWGDDERYVRTYWESIPGQHVYSTFDWGIRDQDGYYYILGRTDDVINVAGHRLGTREIEESISSHPAVAEVAVVGVADQVKGQVAMAFVVPRDQGAVADPQGALKLEGDIMKVVDQQLGAVARPSRVRFVSLLPKTRSGKLLRRAIQAVCEGRDPGDLTTIEDPTALQQIKDQLNA, encoded by the coding sequence ATGGGTTACGCCGAGTTCTACCGCCGCTCCGTCGAGGAGCCCGATGCGTTCTGGGCCGAGCAGGCCCGGCTGGTCGACTGGAAGCAGCCGCCGCAGCGCATCTGCGACGACTCGCGGCCACCGTTCACGCGCTGGTTCGGCGGCGGCACGACCAACCTGTGCCACAACGCGGTCGACCGGCACCTCCAGGCGCGCGGCGACCAGCCCGCGCTGATCACGATCTCGACCGAGACCGATACCGAGCGAACCTACACGTACCGCGAACTGCACGCCGAGGTGCAGCGCACGGCGGCCGTCCTGCGCGAGCTGGGCGTGGGCCGCGGCGACCGCGTGCTGGTCTACATGCCAATGGTGGCCGACGCCGTGTTCGCGATGCTGGCCTGCGCTCGCATCGGCGCGATCCACTCGGTGGTGTTCGGCGGCTTCGCGTCGGTGTCGCTGGCCTCGCGCATCGACGATGCGCGGCCGAAGGTGATCGTCAGCGCCGACGCCGGTTCGCGCGGCGGCCGCGTCGTGCCGTACAAGCCGCTGCTGGACGAGGCGATCCGGCTCGCGTCGCACAAGCCGTCGGCGGTGCTGCTCGCGGATCGCGGCCTCGCGCCGATGGAGCGCGTGCCCGGCCGTGACCTCGACTGGGCGCCGCTGCGCGAGAAGCACCTGCACACCGAGGTGCCCTGTGAATGGCTGGACGCCAGCGAGGTCAGCTACACGCTCTACACGAGCGGCACGACCGGCCAGCCCAAGGGCGTGCAGCGCGACGTCGGCGGCTATGCGGTGGCGCTGGCCGCGAGCATGAAGCACATCTTCCAGGGCGAAGCGGGCCAGACCTTCTTCTGCGCCAGCGACATCGGCTGGGTGGTGGGCCACAGCTACATCGTCTACGGCCCGCTGATCGCCGGCATGGCGACCGTGCTGTACGAGGGCCTGCCGATCCGGCCCGACGCCGCGATCTGGTGGAGCATCGTCGAGAAGCACCGCGTCAGCCTGATGTTCACGTCGCCGACCGCGGTGCGCGTGCTGAAGAAGCACGACCCGTCGCACCTGAAGAAGCACGACGTGTCCACCCTGCGCGGGCTGTTCCTGGCTGGCGAGCCGCTCGACGAACCGACGGCGCGCTGGATCTCGGACGCGCTGGGCGTGCCCATCATCGACAACTACTGGCAGACCGAAAGCGGCTGGCCGATCCTGACGATCGCGAACGGGGTGGAGAAGAAGCCGTCGAAGTTCGGCAGCCCGGGCGTGCCGATGTACGGCTACCGCATCAAGCTGCTGCACGAGTCGACTGGCCAGGAACTCACGGGCGCCGACGAGAAGGGCGTGGTCGTGATCGAAGGGCCGACGCCGCCCGGCTTCATGCAGACCGTGTGGGGCGACGACGAGCGCTACGTGCGCACCTACTGGGAGAGCATCCCCGGCCAGCACGTCTACAGCACCTTCGACTGGGGCATCCGCGACCAGGACGGCTACTACTACATCCTCGGCCGCACCGACGACGTGATCAACGTGGCCGGGCACCGGCTTGGCACGCGCGAGATCGAGGAGAGCATCTCCAGCCATCCGGCCGTGGCGGAGGTCGCGGTGGTCGGCGTCGCCGACCAGGTGAAAGGCCAGGTGGCGATGGCCTTCGTCGTGCCGCGCGACCAGGGCGCCGTTGCCGACCCGCAGGGTGCGCTGAAGCTCGAGGGCGACATCATGAAGGTCGTCGACCAGCAGCTCGGCGCCGTCGCCCGGCCATCCCGCGTGCGGTTCGTCTCCCTGCTGCCCAAGACCCGCAGCGGCAAGCTCCTGCGCCGCGCGATCCAGGCCGTCTGCGAAGGCCGCGACCCCGGCGACCTGACCACCATCGAAGACCCCACCGCCCTCCAGCAGATCAAGGACCAACTGAACGCCTAG